A window of the Gordonia humi genome harbors these coding sequences:
- a CDS encoding LysR family transcriptional regulator gives MNIDFTRLRYFLAVADELHFKRAADRLHITPPPLSKQIKLLEREVGGELFDRKYHDVSLTPLGVALVEPARRILAVVREFETVANEMTGRAGPLSVGATAFARSDLLDEFEEAIARLNCTPTRFSLPGSTAEVAAHLVAGHLDLGFVHLPCPDPRIEFRVILESAGGIAVRSDDPLAGRAAVTIDDLRDREVAVDIARANQFALDSLTRRLRSLGIHNIVEAAHSRGSEIELAAQVRRRRLVLMVAYAPDSSFGKLFSPPEFTLVPIEDPTWKPAQLALAWCRDQPQPHVARDAAIDEIMSLYDGGPHGLDREAAARDVADGETAR, from the coding sequence ATGAACATCGACTTCACGAGGCTCAGATACTTTCTGGCGGTCGCGGACGAGCTCCATTTCAAACGTGCCGCCGACCGTCTGCACATCACGCCGCCTCCCCTGAGCAAACAGATCAAACTGCTCGAGCGCGAGGTCGGCGGCGAACTGTTCGACCGCAAGTACCACGACGTCAGCCTGACGCCGCTCGGGGTGGCGCTCGTCGAGCCCGCGCGCCGGATCCTCGCCGTGGTCCGCGAGTTCGAGACGGTGGCGAACGAGATGACCGGGCGGGCGGGGCCGCTCAGCGTGGGGGCCACCGCCTTCGCCCGGTCGGACCTCTTGGACGAGTTCGAGGAGGCGATCGCTCGGCTGAACTGTACGCCGACGCGTTTCAGTCTTCCGGGTTCCACCGCGGAGGTGGCCGCGCATCTGGTCGCCGGACATCTCGACCTCGGTTTCGTCCATCTTCCGTGCCCGGACCCGCGCATCGAGTTCCGGGTGATCCTCGAATCGGCGGGAGGAATCGCGGTCCGCAGTGATGATCCGCTCGCCGGTCGTGCGGCAGTGACCATCGACGACCTCCGAGATCGCGAAGTGGCCGTGGACATCGCCCGCGCCAACCAGTTCGCGCTCGATTCGCTGACGCGTCGGCTCCGGTCGTTGGGAATCCACAACATCGTCGAGGCGGCGCACAGTCGTGGCAGCGAGATCGAACTCGCGGCGCAGGTACGTCGTCGGCGCCTGGTGCTGATGGTCGCGTACGCCCCCGATTCGTCGTTCGGCAAACTGTTCTCGCCACCGGAGTTCACCCTCGTCCCCATTGAGGATCCGACCTGGAAGCCTGCCCAGTTGGCGCTTGCCTGGTGCAGGGATCAGCCGCAGCCGCACGTCGCGCGCGACGCCGCGATCGACGAGATCATGTCGCTGTACGACGGCGGGCCGCACGGCCTCGACCGGGAGGCCGCCGCCCGCGACGTGGCAGACGGCGAAACCGCGCGGTAG
- a CDS encoding aldo/keto reductase — protein MASPSVVRRLRRRCEYWAEPGSGCRRCGTDLTTLSVAFTMNHPAVTSTIIGPRTIEQLESQLPAADLELTAEILDRIDEVVAPGTTFATDDLPFTPKALRETLVDVVDALAPSA, from the coding sequence TTGGCGTCACCGTCAGTCGTAAGGCGACTCCGACGGAGATGCGAGTACTGGGCGGAACCGGGATCCGGGTGTCGTCGTTGCGGCACCGATCTGACCACCTTGTCGGTGGCCTTCACCATGAACCACCCGGCGGTGACGTCGACGATCATCGGCCCCCGTACCATCGAACAACTCGAAAGCCAGTTGCCCGCAGCAGATCTCGAACTGACCGCGGAGATCCTCGATCGGATCGACGAAGTGGTCGCACCGGGCACCACGTTCGCGACGGACGATCTCCCCTTCACGCCGAAGGCGTTGCGCGAGACGCTCGTCGACGTCGTTGACGCACTCGCGCCCTCGGCGTGA